A window of Borrelia sp. A-FGy1 contains these coding sequences:
- a CDS encoding translocation/assembly module TamB domain-containing protein produces the protein MNLFFTRSKVSLVFFFSVITFISILIIFILFIQVQVYSVRFLVIRYLELKSGFKIKYEQIAPYFFSSIKIDNLELSLNDQDKILMNTVKINLDLFKLILGDKNIILNVFVKGSNLNFDFNDLNLLKTSSSSSNNFKLNSYEIIGKISNYLDKLHINMEDININLKLSSDKLLKFQVRSFALKTIDDDFLYSSIVDFDSFSNLKEGIINDSYFNSTFYFEGKFKKDLEDGYVNISFLEFNTSYFSLLDQGFQINYSKGNLEVFNLRRENLDFNLSYDANKKFLRLDALFFDVNLLSWVRFNKSFDVYRDYFDINLNGQLALSYNLKDEDLRYAFLLNSFLQDITVNKEIQGIRIQLKGNDRFINIQDAFLKLKRGFINYKGYYSLEDLLPIGRLDFRSARILNFRDINGHLDFSEKQKDFFVKSDNFRIGNLKIQNLNLKTHFSQNKTYVNYLINFKNNSSQILLKGNFDKENFKFNLDIKEFPLFFVNDFLPESVITNFIPEHLLSGKYLNLASDFYLNTLDYAKIRLDRFNFSIASKLDDFNLMFNASGEKNIYKVRNFKYKSGDYNINSIFLIYLFDDRLKISTNFSYLNRNYPFYLELNFKDNHVDLEFTPKARASLNYSNSMIIYTLNVDNFCFHNKDSDILLNIISYGNYEKINNDLSVTINKFRVDRISDAPAYNLNFSFEGLYKNKEINLLNIKFVNKYSSLQGQGHFNLNDKLIGEINLFSNLSSERYFLGVNSNEDGNYVLGRFQGLNFDNLRFFSFLSGKANGNFILNFKDNDLFNYSLNAYLETDGLSLMGIPTYFSFKLGLVDNSLNVYDIKVKQHKREIVTGSFRYDIKDFIGVSNLNIDSDLFSSRVEASFQKFENNDEDLGILKREIDGEISFRDVKYKDNNISNLTIEFKNNLERFIAESIEYDLFNVLYEYVDGNFNVRLGDYLPLSFEARGKILENKINGNIKDIKFNSELITKDFLNSESLFNIEEHFVIYDINLSGELSIDGDLYNPNLNGEINVVNGSISTEYLRFSRRHGKSRILELVNVPILVQDNKLLLNNSFNLSYYSDVNISASFNLNFLSDTIVDYYKVDIDVPSGSGVPIKFDKVAINFIGYTSGSFFIEGNSEEIVFRGNLNISNSWVYLLENSIFDFLMDPFKRSKGSRVADINSKDFDIVTDLKINFDSNVTFHWPDNKISFLSVTVAKNNNLIIRSDTKTDDFMLKGDLNISNGSVNYNNKKFVFKGGSYISFNENKIKFDPWVKIEATNAIKDGSEKLLVTMSMDCPLSLWKLKFVSYPFRTEQEIKYLLSSEIIGGGHGLQFAGTNTAEIAIGLANDILVDLVVQPIEDYVRSVLKLDLLSIKTDILRNAIGILENPTFASFLDNTSVVVGKYFSNGVFGKAGFGFLKEQVTPFSQNLNFSVNLGIELDSPFFFVDYIFDYDFMKNGLHGIGNEISISWKFKY, from the coding sequence ATGAATTTATTTTTTACTAGAAGTAAGGTTTCTTTAGTATTTTTTTTCTCAGTTATAACTTTTATATCAATTCTTATAATTTTTATTTTGTTTATACAAGTTCAGGTTTATTCTGTAAGATTTTTGGTGATACGTTATCTTGAATTGAAATCTGGATTTAAAATAAAGTATGAGCAAATTGCGCCTTATTTTTTCTCTTCAATAAAAATAGATAATTTAGAATTAAGTTTAAATGACCAAGACAAAATATTGATGAATACAGTTAAGATAAATTTGGATTTATTTAAACTGATATTAGGAGATAAAAATATTATTTTAAATGTTTTTGTGAAAGGCAGTAACCTAAATTTTGATTTCAATGATTTAAATCTTTTGAAGACTTCAAGTTCGAGTTCTAATAATTTTAAGTTAAATAGTTATGAAATTATCGGCAAAATTTCTAATTATCTAGATAAACTTCATATTAATATGGAAGACATTAATATTAATCTTAAATTAAGCTCAGATAAATTATTAAAATTTCAGGTTAGAAGTTTTGCATTAAAAACAATAGATGATGATTTTTTATATAGTTCTATTGTTGATTTTGATTCTTTTTCAAATTTAAAAGAAGGTATTATTAATGATAGTTATTTTAACTCGACATTTTATTTTGAAGGTAAATTTAAAAAGGATCTTGAAGATGGATATGTTAATATCAGTTTTTTGGAATTTAATACAAGTTATTTTTCTTTGCTTGATCAGGGTTTTCAAATAAATTATTCAAAGGGAAATCTTGAAGTATTTAATCTTAGAAGAGAAAATTTGGATTTTAATTTAAGTTATGATGCTAATAAAAAATTTTTAAGATTAGATGCTTTATTTTTTGATGTTAATCTTTTATCTTGGGTAAGATTTAATAAAAGTTTTGATGTTTATAGAGATTATTTTGATATAAATTTGAATGGGCAATTAGCACTTTCTTATAATTTAAAGGATGAAGATTTAAGATATGCATTTTTATTAAATTCATTTTTGCAAGATATTACAGTAAATAAAGAAATTCAGGGGATAAGAATACAACTTAAGGGTAATGATAGGTTCATAAATATACAAGATGCTTTTTTAAAACTTAAGCGAGGCTTTATTAACTATAAGGGATACTATTCTTTGGAAGATTTATTGCCAATAGGAAGACTTGATTTTAGGTCCGCAAGAATACTAAACTTTAGAGATATTAATGGTCATTTAGATTTTAGTGAAAAACAGAAAGATTTTTTTGTAAAGTCTGATAATTTTAGAATTGGTAATCTTAAAATTCAAAATTTAAATCTTAAAACACATTTCTCTCAAAATAAAACTTATGTTAATTATTTAATAAATTTTAAAAATAATAGTTCTCAAATTTTATTAAAAGGAAATTTTGATAAGGAAAATTTTAAATTTAATTTGGACATTAAGGAATTCCCTTTGTTTTTCGTAAATGATTTCCTCCCAGAATCTGTGATTACTAATTTTATTCCTGAGCATTTATTATCGGGTAAGTATTTGAATTTAGCTTCGGATTTTTATTTAAATACTCTTGATTATGCTAAGATTAGGTTGGATAGATTTAATTTTTCTATTGCTTCAAAATTAGATGATTTTAATTTAATGTTTAATGCTAGTGGAGAGAAAAATATTTATAAGGTCAGAAATTTTAAATATAAAAGTGGAGATTATAATATAAATTCTATTTTTTTAATATATTTGTTTGATGATAGATTGAAGATTTCTACAAATTTTAGTTATTTAAACAGAAATTATCCTTTCTATCTTGAGCTTAATTTTAAAGATAATCATGTCGATCTTGAATTTACTCCTAAGGCGAGAGCTAGTTTAAATTATTCTAATTCAATGATAATTTATACTTTAAATGTTGATAATTTTTGTTTTCATAATAAAGATTCTGATATTTTGTTAAATATTATTTCTTATGGAAATTATGAGAAAATTAATAATGATTTAAGTGTTACAATCAATAAATTTAGAGTAGATAGGATTTCAGATGCTCCAGCTTATAATCTTAATTTTAGTTTTGAGGGCTTATACAAAAATAAAGAAATTAATCTTTTAAATATTAAATTTGTAAATAAGTATTCAAGTTTACAAGGACAGGGACATTTTAATTTAAATGATAAGCTTATTGGTGAAATAAACTTATTTTCAAATTTGAGCTCGGAGCGCTATTTTCTAGGTGTTAATTCTAATGAAGATGGCAATTATGTTTTGGGTAGGTTTCAGGGATTAAATTTTGATAATTTAAGATTTTTTTCATTCTTAAGTGGTAAAGCTAATGGAAACTTTATCCTTAATTTTAAAGATAATGATTTATTTAATTATTCTCTTAATGCATATCTTGAAACAGATGGACTTTCTTTAATGGGTATCCCTACATATTTTTCTTTTAAATTAGGATTAGTTGATAATAGCCTTAATGTCTATGACATAAAGGTAAAACAGCATAAAAGAGAAATTGTTACAGGTAGTTTTAGATATGATATTAAAGATTTTATTGGAGTTTCTAATTTAAATATTGACAGTGATCTTTTCTCTTCAAGAGTAGAGGCAAGTTTTCAAAAATTTGAAAATAATGATGAAGATCTTGGAATTCTGAAAAGAGAAATTGATGGGGAAATTTCTTTTAGAGATGTAAAATACAAAGATAATAATATTTCTAATCTTACTATTGAATTTAAAAATAATCTTGAAAGATTTATTGCGGAATCAATTGAATATGATCTTTTTAATGTTTTATATGAATATGTTGATGGCAATTTTAACGTTAGACTTGGTGATTATTTGCCTCTTAGCTTTGAGGCAAGGGGTAAAATTTTGGAGAATAAAATTAATGGAAATATTAAAGATATTAAGTTTAATTCAGAGTTAATTACAAAAGATTTTTTAAACTCAGAGTCTCTTTTTAATATTGAAGAGCATTTTGTTATTTATGATATTAATTTAAGTGGTGAGTTGAGCATTGATGGCGACTTATACAATCCAAATCTTAATGGAGAGATTAATGTAGTAAATGGTTCAATTAGTACAGAATATCTGAGATTTTCTAGACGGCATGGAAAGAGTAGAATTTTAGAATTAGTGAATGTACCAATATTGGTTCAAGATAATAAGCTATTATTAAATAATAGCTTTAATTTAAGTTACTATTCTGATGTTAATATATCTGCTAGTTTTAATCTGAACTTTTTAAGCGATACTATTGTTGATTATTATAAGGTAGACATTGATGTTCCTAGTGGTTCTGGGGTCCCTATTAAGTTTGATAAAGTAGCTATAAATTTTATTGGTTATACATCAGGTAGCTTTTTTATTGAAGGTAATTCTGAAGAAATTGTGTTTAGAGGAAATCTAAATATTTCAAATTCTTGGGTTTACTTGCTTGAAAATTCGATTTTTGATTTTTTAATGGATCCTTTTAAAAGATCTAAAGGATCTAGAGTAGCTGACATTAATTCTAAAGATTTCGATATTGTTACAGATCTTAAAATAAATTTTGATAGTAATGTTACTTTTCATTGGCCAGATAATAAAATTTCATTTTTAAGTGTTACTGTTGCTAAAAATAATAATTTGATAATTAGGTCTGATACTAAAACAGATGATTTTATGCTTAAGGGAGATTTAAATATATCAAATGGTTCTGTTAATTATAATAATAAGAAATTTGTGTTCAAAGGTGGTTCGTATATCTCTTTTAATGAAAATAAGATTAAATTTGATCCATGGGTAAAAATTGAAGCAACAAATGCGATTAAAGATGGTAGTGAAAAATTACTTGTAACTATGAGTATGGATTGTCCTTTAAGTTTGTGGAAGCTTAAATTTGTATCTTATCCCTTTCGAACAGAGCAAGAAATAAAATATCTTTTGTCAAGTGAAATAATTGGAGGTGGACATGGATTACAATTTGCAGGTACCAATACAGCTGAAATTGCAATTGGATTAGCTAATGATATTCTTGTGGATTTGGTAGTACAACCTATTGAAGATTATGTGCGTTCTGTATTAAAATTAGACCTATTGAGTATAAAGACAGATATATTAAGGAATGCTATTGGTATTTTGGAGAATCCAACTTTTGCAAGTTTTCTTGACAATACAAGTGTTGTTGTAGGTAAATATTTTTCTAATGGTGTTTTTGGTAAGGCAGGTTTTGGATTTTTAAAAGAGCAAGTAACACCATTTTCACAGAATTTAAATTTTAGTGTCAATTTGGGTATTGAACTTGATTCTCCATTTTTCTTCGTGGATTATATTTTTGATTATGATTTCATGAAAAATGGTTTGCATGGCATAGGTAATGAGATATCTATTTCTTGGAAATTTAAGTATTGA
- a CDS encoding OmpH family outer membrane protein, producing MLLLFLLVYLFPLNIFALDVTKVGIVDFEKVVIEFLNPQLKSNLEQLKKHYQEKIDALNSEIKDLRKMYDEAVDVHDLDNARLYGNQYNLKIDELKKLTTLAKSNLDQQKQININSINSDGVLLSKILNGIQYIAETNGISLVIKKDNPYILYYNSIVDITDDIIRYLNKN from the coding sequence ATGCTTTTACTATTTTTGTTAGTTTATTTATTTCCATTAAACATTTTTGCTCTAGATGTTACAAAGGTAGGTATTGTAGATTTTGAAAAAGTTGTAATTGAATTTTTGAATCCACAGTTAAAATCTAATCTTGAGCAGTTGAAGAAACATTATCAAGAAAAAATAGATGCCTTGAATTCTGAGATTAAAGATTTGAGAAAAATGTATGATGAAGCAGTTGATGTTCATGATTTAGATAATGCAAGGCTTTATGGTAACCAGTATAATCTAAAAATAGATGAGCTTAAAAAACTTACAACTTTAGCAAAAAGCAATCTTGATCAACAAAAACAGATTAATATAAATAGTATCAATAGCGATGGTGTTCTTTTGAGTAAAATACTTAATGGAATCCAATATATAGCAGAGACTAATGGTATTTCTTTGGTTATTAAAAAGGATAATCCTTATATCCTTTATTATAATAGTATTGTTGATATAACAGATGATATTATTAGATATTTAAATAAGAATTAA
- a CDS encoding thymidine kinase, giving the protein MNFYLNFANGNIESKLDNMVSINHFNFKDNLNLILIIGPMGSGKTEYAAKIYKDSLIIKNKSLKILDSITKGNRNRANVFFIRNILDKKRFKDYPENVIPYRRGGSDKIIGVGFAGNSFDVEKIIEENPCYGTFIIDETCFYDERLVFILNKLALNSNILFVLPTLLYNFRKEIFNNTAKLLIEYSDKICRLGAYCEHSNCMDESFLTYRYYFYRGQEIAAPYFDPLLIVGGDEAVESAIYPNYATRCARHHYLVGREYFFTILKPFALLYSKGDKKLFEMEIMCLNGGKYNSNFESSLLIESKGKYEVDEVLKKLLDLPFLAERALITLSSEYNILNEADFKELVNKFSLSKEYIQKIFV; this is encoded by the coding sequence ATGAATTTTTATTTAAATTTTGCTAATGGAAATATAGAGTCCAAGCTGGATAATATGGTATCTATTAATCATTTTAATTTTAAAGATAACTTAAATTTAATTCTTATAATTGGACCTATGGGTAGTGGAAAGACAGAATATGCGGCCAAGATATATAAAGATTCTCTTATTATTAAGAATAAATCTTTAAAAATTTTAGATTCTATAACTAAAGGCAATAGGAATAGAGCTAATGTATTTTTTATTAGAAATATTCTTGATAAAAAAAGATTTAAAGATTATCCGGAAAATGTGATTCCTTATAGAAGAGGAGGTAGTGATAAAATTATCGGAGTTGGATTTGCGGGCAATTCTTTTGATGTTGAAAAAATAATAGAAGAAAATCCTTGTTATGGAACTTTTATTATTGATGAAACTTGTTTTTATGATGAACGCTTGGTTTTTATTTTAAATAAGCTTGCGTTAAATTCAAATATTTTATTTGTATTACCTACCTTACTCTATAATTTCAGAAAAGAAATTTTTAATAATACTGCTAAACTTTTAATAGAATATTCAGACAAAATTTGTCGTCTTGGTGCTTATTGTGAGCATTCTAATTGTATGGATGAATCTTTTTTAACTTATAGATATTATTTTTATAGAGGGCAAGAAATAGCTGCACCTTATTTTGATCCTTTGTTGATTGTTGGAGGAGATGAAGCTGTTGAATCTGCTATTTATCCAAATTATGCTACAAGGTGTGCTAGACATCATTATCTTGTAGGTAGAGAATATTTTTTCACCATTCTTAAACCTTTTGCGTTGCTATATTCTAAAGGAGATAAAAAATTATTTGAGATGGAGATAATGTGCTTAAATGGTGGTAAATACAACTCAAATTTTGAAAGTTCTCTTTTAATTGAGTCTAAGGGGAAGTATGAAGTTGATGAGGTTTTAAAAAAGTTATTGGACTTGCCTTTTTTGGCAGAAAGAGCTCTAATTACGCTTTCATCTGAATATAATATACTTAATGAAGCTGATTTTAAAGAGCTTGTTAATAAATTCTCTCTTAGTAAAGAGTATATCCAAAAGATATTTGTTTAA
- a CDS encoding STAS domain-containing protein, protein MKEIIPKSNIFYLSRDIYIFIKLINRFTALHAISFKTFIKDIFKNGTKICLVYLDLSEIQYLDSTFMGTLVYVNKKSNEYKKIFKIINPSKEALENLRSLGLEKILKIEKREEIYKKNEMKEYLCYNEQKNKIFKSILKSHILLSNINKDNKKEFCSLIQRLKQEIHNHN, encoded by the coding sequence ATGAAAGAAATTATTCCTAAAAGTAATATTTTTTATTTATCAAGGGATATTTATATTTTCATAAAGTTAATTAATAGATTTACAGCACTACACGCTATCAGTTTTAAAACATTCATTAAAGATATATTTAAAAATGGTACTAAAATCTGTTTGGTATACCTAGACTTATCAGAAATACAATATTTAGATTCAACATTCATGGGCACGCTAGTATATGTTAATAAAAAAAGCAATGAATACAAAAAAATCTTTAAAATTATAAACCCTAGCAAAGAAGCTCTCGAAAACCTAAGATCTCTTGGTCTTGAAAAGATATTAAAAATAGAAAAAAGAGAAGAAATTTATAAAAAAAATGAAATGAAAGAATATCTTTGCTATAATGAACAAAAAAATAAAATATTTAAATCAATATTAAAATCACATATCTTACTTTCAAATATTAATAAAGACAACAAAAAAGAATTTTGTAGTTTGATTCAACGATTAAAACAAGAAATTCATAATCATAATTAA
- the bamA gene encoding outer membrane protein assembly factor BamA: protein MESFKIFIFIFFFLFPISLVYSQAKYEGKVIKSIDFNGLKNIKERDLVSILNPYLGQIYSDEVFDKLQVDLYALDYFDGIIRPDFKVNDDKLFITFFVKEKSLVRTISFVDNSKVFWNSELRDKSNVKVNESLNLANVKRSVVKFEEMYREAGYLDASVKYETKEENNLVDIVFEINAGSKYVVKEVDFEGNLKFKSSTLRKYLASRTASLFSDGKYLKSNVDKDKNQLESFYKNNGYINAKVIDNTVDIREPNDSRKLEKEVFLKYFISEGNVFKFGKLEIFGNLVFSLDELKSLITLREGDIFNESKFEQDFAKIREKYYSDGYIFTEILPTRTIRGEFVDYLINIVEKDKAHIESINVSGNKKTASHVILREVPLIEGDVFSLEKFRMGMLNLQRLGYFGNVVPDIAQSSIDGLMKINFSVEERETASFRFGMNFGGFSNSWFPFSLFGQWEQSNFLGEGYSLSARLNLAFSEQSFRLSFEDYWFMQTRWTLGGFLDFSHSVNTAYQDINGPIFTGKKEVPDPFESWEEYHNAKNFSDFNIMNYSLVKLSLALVTGYTFSNYLGKQTFAGTVQSALKYVYYDNSVNRPSSYYLRDNYNTIRFENSLGLSIAWDTRNSQSLSNDGFLLKQQFDFFGGFLFGQSHFTKSTTTFERYFSLLGYQDIFTPYFDLILTLRSVYTNILPPLGNGFEMEIQPHHFITISENFMTARGWGTLKNIYSSFISTIQLSMPVIKNILVWDALFLDIAAYSLEEKENALFIPFSSFMFSWGFGVRSLLPQLPLSLVVAYPFYFDNKGINKHYNYYSGFKFFLAIDMRY from the coding sequence GTGGAGTCTTTTAAGATTTTTATTTTTATATTTTTTTTCTTATTCCCTATTAGTTTAGTTTATTCGCAGGCTAAATATGAAGGTAAAGTCATAAAAAGCATTGATTTTAATGGACTTAAAAATATAAAAGAAAGAGATCTTGTCTCTATTTTAAATCCTTATTTAGGTCAGATTTATTCTGATGAAGTTTTTGATAAGTTACAAGTTGATCTTTATGCTCTTGATTATTTTGATGGAATTATAAGACCTGATTTTAAGGTAAATGATGATAAACTTTTTATAACATTCTTTGTAAAAGAGAAATCCTTAGTAAGGACAATTTCTTTTGTTGATAATAGTAAAGTTTTTTGGAATAGTGAACTTCGTGATAAGTCGAACGTAAAGGTAAATGAGTCTTTAAATCTTGCAAATGTTAAAAGAAGTGTGGTTAAGTTTGAAGAGATGTATAGAGAAGCTGGGTATCTTGATGCTTCTGTTAAATATGAGACTAAGGAAGAAAATAATTTAGTAGATATTGTGTTTGAAATAAATGCAGGTTCTAAATATGTCGTTAAAGAAGTGGATTTTGAGGGAAACTTAAAATTTAAGAGTAGTACTCTTAGGAAATATTTAGCGTCGAGAACAGCTTCTTTATTTTCTGATGGGAAATATTTAAAGTCAAATGTCGACAAGGATAAGAATCAGCTTGAGTCTTTTTATAAGAATAATGGATATATTAATGCTAAAGTTATAGATAACACTGTAGATATACGGGAGCCTAATGATTCTAGAAAATTGGAAAAAGAAGTTTTTTTGAAATATTTTATTTCAGAAGGAAATGTTTTTAAGTTTGGCAAGCTTGAAATTTTTGGTAATTTGGTTTTTAGTTTAGATGAGTTAAAGTCTTTAATTACTCTAAGAGAAGGAGACATTTTTAATGAGTCAAAATTTGAGCAGGACTTTGCTAAAATTCGGGAAAAGTATTATTCAGATGGATATATATTTACAGAGATTTTACCTACTAGGACAATAAGAGGAGAGTTTGTAGATTATTTAATTAATATAGTAGAAAAAGATAAAGCTCATATTGAATCTATTAATGTTTCGGGGAATAAAAAAACAGCTTCTCATGTAATACTTAGAGAAGTGCCTCTCATAGAAGGAGATGTTTTTAGTTTAGAAAAATTTAGAATGGGAATGCTTAATTTACAAAGACTTGGTTATTTTGGAAATGTAGTTCCTGATATTGCACAGAGCAGTATTGATGGTTTAATGAAAATAAATTTTTCCGTTGAAGAGAGAGAGACTGCAAGCTTTAGGTTTGGTATGAACTTTGGTGGATTTAGTAATTCTTGGTTTCCATTTTCATTGTTTGGACAGTGGGAACAATCTAATTTTTTAGGTGAAGGATATTCTTTATCCGCAAGGCTTAATCTTGCCTTTTCAGAACAAAGTTTCAGGCTATCATTTGAAGATTATTGGTTTATGCAGACTAGATGGACTCTTGGAGGATTTCTTGATTTTTCACATTCTGTAAATACTGCTTATCAGGATATTAATGGTCCTATTTTTACTGGTAAAAAGGAAGTTCCGGATCCTTTCGAGAGTTGGGAAGAGTATCATAATGCAAAGAATTTTTCAGATTTTAATATCATGAATTATTCCTTAGTAAAATTAAGTTTAGCTTTAGTTACTGGATATACTTTTTCCAATTACCTTGGCAAACAAACATTTGCTGGTACTGTTCAATCTGCTTTAAAGTATGTATATTATGATAATAGTGTTAATAGGCCTTCAAGTTATTACTTAAGAGATAATTATAATACTATTAGATTTGAGAATTCTCTTGGACTTAGTATTGCATGGGATACAAGGAATTCTCAATCATTATCTAATGATGGATTTTTGCTTAAACAACAATTTGATTTTTTTGGTGGATTTTTATTTGGGCAGAGTCACTTTACAAAATCTACTACAACCTTTGAAAGGTATTTTTCTCTTTTAGGATATCAAGATATTTTTACCCCCTATTTTGACTTAATATTGACTTTAAGAAGTGTTTATACAAATATTTTACCACCTCTTGGAAATGGGTTTGAAATGGAAATACAGCCGCATCATTTTATAACTATTAGCGAAAATTTTATGACAGCGAGAGGATGGGGAACTTTGAAGAATATTTATAGTTCATTTATTAGTACTATTCAGCTGTCAATGCCTGTAATTAAGAATATTTTGGTTTGGGATGCTTTATTTTTGGATATAGCTGCATATTCTTTAGAAGAGAAAGAAAATGCCTTATTTATTCCTTTTAGTAGTTTTATGTTTAGTTGGGGTTTTGGAGTTAGAAGCTTATTGCCTCAGTTGCCTTTATCTTTAGTTGTAGCCTATCCATTTTATTTTGATAATAAAGGCATTAATAAACATTATAATTACTATTCAGGTTTTAAATTTTTCTTAGCAATTGATATGAGATATTGA
- the tmk gene encoding dTMP kinase: MNKILKNFYCIEGIDGSGKTATIQKLQKLCDNKLKYYFTKEPSEGIIGKFIKKQLTNFKNPLQKASLAHLYAADRYEHLYHPKNGIIEILNKSEIKVITDRYLFSSIAYQGELGIKLNEDFPLPEKLFFIKTEPNIAYKRIQKNRKQFDLFELEAKKLKKIYSRYIEVLKNFEHLLDIVYIENSNEEDLEISTKKIFNLIKF; the protein is encoded by the coding sequence GTGAATAAAATTCTAAAAAATTTCTATTGTATAGAAGGTATAGATGGAAGTGGAAAAACAGCTACAATTCAAAAATTACAAAAACTTTGTGACAACAAGTTAAAATATTATTTTACAAAAGAACCCTCAGAAGGAATAATTGGGAAATTTATAAAAAAACAATTAACTAATTTCAAAAATCCTCTACAAAAAGCATCATTAGCACACCTATACGCAGCAGATAGGTACGAGCATCTCTATCATCCAAAAAATGGGATAATAGAGATATTAAATAAATCCGAAATAAAAGTAATAACTGATAGATATTTATTCTCTTCTATAGCATATCAAGGAGAATTAGGAATTAAGCTTAATGAAGATTTCCCGCTTCCTGAAAAACTTTTTTTTATAAAAACAGAGCCTAATATTGCATATAAACGTATTCAAAAAAATAGAAAACAATTTGACCTTTTTGAACTTGAAGCAAAAAAGCTTAAAAAGATCTATTCCAGATACATAGAAGTTCTAAAAAATTTTGAACATTTACTTGATATAGTTTACATTGAAAATTCAAATGAAGAGGATTTGGAAATAAGTACAAAAAAAATCTTTAATTTAATAAAATTTTAA